One window from the genome of Gimesia aquarii encodes:
- a CDS encoding cytochrome c family protein, which translates to MNCTSCRIRRLKPINCLFLMMFVCLLLQIVVSTFSEEMYATESVAAANAESKQAKPQKIMGVTNADCKKCHPSEVATWMKTVHAQSPDMRLYKFEGNTKKYATAMGITSASLLADSMCADCHATKAVRDGKVKVISGVSCESCHGAAGGNDGWLNRHQSYHASMPIPRAEETAEHREARLKHCDEAGMIRSSNLYGLSKACMKCHIIGNEKLIAAGHKSASAFDFASWSSGELKHNFLVDKTKNADAPTLWMERTGGTAENRKRVKFVVGTLTQLEAALRQRADATNPAVIPQIAGTAAAANAKLSQINAFAPTPEVQKVTTLITPILGTLFVPQPSDKTTYSQAADQVAEQAKLFAKNHNGAKLAGLDTMINQLPPHFSQQYKEKYLKN; encoded by the coding sequence ATGAACTGCACTTCATGCAGAATTCGTCGACTCAAACCAATCAATTGTCTGTTTTTGATGATGTTTGTTTGCCTGCTCCTGCAAATTGTTGTATCCACTTTCTCAGAAGAGATGTACGCAACGGAATCAGTGGCCGCAGCAAATGCGGAGAGCAAACAGGCAAAGCCCCAGAAAATCATGGGAGTCACCAATGCAGACTGCAAGAAGTGTCACCCCTCTGAAGTGGCAACCTGGATGAAAACAGTGCATGCGCAATCGCCCGATATGCGGCTCTATAAGTTTGAGGGCAATACAAAGAAGTATGCAACCGCCATGGGAATCACAAGTGCCAGCTTGCTGGCGGATTCCATGTGTGCCGACTGTCACGCCACAAAGGCAGTACGAGACGGTAAGGTGAAAGTCATCTCGGGTGTCTCATGTGAATCATGCCATGGCGCCGCGGGGGGGAATGACGGCTGGCTGAATCGTCATCAGTCTTATCATGCCAGCATGCCGATCCCGCGGGCTGAAGAAACTGCAGAACATCGGGAAGCACGTCTCAAACACTGTGATGAAGCGGGGATGATCCGTTCTTCCAATCTCTATGGTTTATCAAAGGCTTGCATGAAGTGTCATATCATTGGTAATGAGAAGTTAATCGCCGCGGGACACAAATCGGCGAGTGCCTTTGATTTTGCTTCCTGGTCGAGTGGAGAATTGAAACACAACTTTCTGGTTGATAAAACAAAGAACGCAGATGCCCCCACACTCTGGATGGAACGCACCGGCGGAACGGCCGAGAATCGCAAACGGGTCAAATTTGTCGTCGGCACACTGACTCAATTAGAGGCAGCACTGCGTCAACGTGCAGATGCAACGAATCCAGCTGTCATCCCTCAAATTGCTGGTACTGCAGCAGCCGCGAATGCCAAGCTTTCACAAATCAACGCCTTTGCTCCTACACCTGAAGTTCAAAAGGTGACCACGCTGATTACCCCCATTCTGGGAACGCTTTTTGTTCCTCAGCCAAGCGATAAGACAACATATAGCCAGGCAGCAGATCAAGTCGCAGAGCAAGCGAAACTGTTCGCTAAAAATCACAATGGTGCAAAACTGGCTGGACTGGACACAATGATTAACCAATTACCACCACACTTTTCCCAACAATACAAAGAAAAATATCTCAAAAACTAA
- a CDS encoding DUF1653 domain-containing protein, which produces MKNGRYQHYKGNEYIVIDVARHSETEEELVVYRQDYGERGLWVRPKEMFLEMVDVEGEQIPRFRFVGPEAESH; this is translated from the coding sequence ATGAAAAACGGACGTTACCAACATTATAAAGGCAACGAATATATTGTGATTGACGTAGCGCGTCACAGTGAGACCGAAGAAGAACTGGTTGTCTATCGACAAGACTATGGCGAGCGAGGACTCTGGGTTCGACCAAAAGAAATGTTTTTGGAAATGGTTGATGTGGAGGGGGAGCAGATCCCTCGTTTTCGGTTTGTTGGACCTGAAGCAGAATCTCATTGA
- a CDS encoding NAD(P)-dependent malic enzyme produces the protein MTDFFERSLIVHEQLRGKIGVMGKMPISNRDDLSLAYTPGVARPCEVIAKDQSKSRELTIKHNSVAVVSDGSAVLGLGNIGPHAAIPVMEGKALLFKEFANIDAWPICLDTQHVDEIVTTVKQIAPVFGGINLEDFSAPRCFEIERRLQEIGIPVFHDDQHGTAIVLLAALINAAKVLDRDLTKLKVVINGAGAAGTAIARLLRCVGHSTEVCVSVNDVVVCDSKGAIHKDRSDLAEYKQELLRYTNRKDRVGTLQEMLVGADVFIGVSKGNLLSVDDVSKMAKDSIVLAMANPIPEIMPEDAKQGGAAVVGTGRSDFPNQINNVLAFPGIFRGALDACAPAITEEMKIAAAHALADATTDPTPDRVLPDPLDRSVAPQVADAVAKAASLF, from the coding sequence ATGACGGACTTTTTTGAGCGGAGTCTTATTGTTCATGAACAGTTACGTGGAAAAATTGGTGTCATGGGAAAGATGCCGATCAGCAACCGCGATGATTTATCATTGGCTTATACACCGGGTGTCGCACGACCATGTGAGGTCATTGCAAAGGATCAAAGCAAGTCGCGCGAGCTGACGATCAAGCATAATAGTGTTGCCGTAGTGAGTGACGGCTCTGCAGTACTCGGGCTGGGAAATATTGGTCCGCATGCAGCAATTCCGGTTATGGAAGGTAAGGCACTGTTATTCAAAGAGTTCGCCAACATCGATGCCTGGCCAATCTGTTTAGATACGCAGCATGTTGACGAAATTGTGACGACAGTCAAACAAATCGCTCCCGTTTTTGGTGGAATCAATCTCGAAGATTTCTCGGCTCCCCGGTGCTTCGAGATCGAAAGGCGGTTACAGGAGATCGGCATTCCCGTTTTTCATGATGATCAGCACGGAACGGCGATTGTACTTCTCGCGGCATTGATCAACGCTGCGAAAGTATTAGATCGCGATCTCACAAAACTGAAAGTCGTCATTAATGGAGCTGGTGCTGCGGGGACGGCAATCGCGCGTCTCTTGCGATGTGTTGGTCATAGTACAGAAGTCTGTGTGTCGGTCAACGATGTTGTTGTGTGTGATTCAAAGGGGGCAATTCATAAAGACCGTTCTGATCTCGCAGAATACAAACAGGAATTGTTGCGGTATACGAATCGCAAGGATCGAGTGGGGACACTACAGGAAATGCTTGTGGGAGCAGATGTGTTCATCGGCGTGAGCAAAGGGAACTTACTTTCAGTCGATGACGTTTCAAAAATGGCAAAAGATTCGATTGTGTTGGCGATGGCTAACCCTATTCCTGAGATTATGCCCGAAGACGCGAAACAAGGTGGTGCAGCCGTGGTGGGAACCGGACGCAGTGATTTTCCCAACCAGATCAATAATGTCCTGGCGTTTCCGGGAATTTTTCGAGGTGCTTTGGATGCTTGCGCTCCTGCGATTACGGAAGAAATGAAAATTGCTGCGGCGCATGCCCTGGCTGACGCGACGACTGATCCGACTCCAGACCGCGTCTTACCCGATCCGTTAGATCGGAGTGTCGCACCTCAAGTGGCTGATGCTGTCGCTAAGGCTGCCAGTCTGTTCTGA
- a CDS encoding cyclic nucleotide-binding domain-containing protein codes for MSDPSISRPRRWDKPFSLEVGSEGEMTDEIVDSLLQSPPFSQINPEGFKKSLPLREIMKNDSRIVGYDDGDIIVRRGDWGNSAFFVLSGTVRVDLERKQTSLPDEILGRRVSKVKTFFESIAQLWKNNKHPEVREIASVGNKPTFNTRISHGKTRIYLQEVSAVLDKYRTAKLETGHWFGELAALGRTSRVATVFSEGVSQLLEIRWQGIRDILRHDRNGSLKQYIEDVFRERALAAFLRTDPLFHDCEPELLQRIVDQVEFHSYGNYDSHKPFKELIKDGDNNTDAGEPVIIQEGDYPNGIVMIRSGLARISKRHYNGRRTVGYLSPGQIFGLDEIQAELESLTPVASRTRLSAIGHLNAVLVPTPLVEEILLDKESPQNIQSNKIPDTVRTADSHTVKLNDDILLSQLVDHHYVQGTSLMVINLDRCTRCDDCVRACASAHDNNPRFVRHGPILNQYMIPNACLHCVDPICMIECPTAAIQRDLDHGDIVINEQTCIGCAQCASNCPFDAIRMVDIRDSKGEIIVDSKSHVPLTQATKCDLCIDQKSGPACERACPHDALFRVDMHDASKVEEVFSP; via the coding sequence ATGTCAGACCCATCCATTTCACGACCACGTCGCTGGGATAAACCCTTCTCACTTGAAGTGGGGAGTGAAGGTGAGATGACTGATGAAATTGTTGATTCGCTTCTGCAATCGCCTCCCTTTTCTCAAATAAATCCTGAAGGTTTTAAAAAATCGTTACCACTTCGTGAAATCATGAAGAATGATTCTCGAATCGTAGGGTATGATGATGGCGATATCATCGTGCGTCGAGGTGACTGGGGAAACTCCGCCTTTTTCGTGCTTTCGGGAACAGTTCGTGTCGATCTGGAACGGAAACAGACATCGTTACCAGATGAAATACTGGGACGTCGCGTCAGCAAGGTAAAAACGTTTTTTGAATCGATTGCTCAACTTTGGAAAAATAACAAACATCCTGAAGTTCGAGAAATTGCTTCAGTTGGTAACAAACCGACGTTCAACACACGTATCTCGCATGGAAAGACTCGAATTTATCTTCAGGAAGTTTCAGCGGTACTCGACAAATACCGGACTGCAAAACTTGAAACAGGCCACTGGTTTGGAGAACTGGCTGCCTTGGGACGAACCAGCCGTGTTGCAACGGTTTTCTCGGAAGGCGTGTCGCAACTTCTCGAAATCCGTTGGCAGGGAATTCGCGATATCCTACGGCATGATCGAAACGGGAGCCTGAAGCAGTATATTGAAGACGTTTTTCGAGAACGCGCTCTCGCTGCATTTTTGCGAACTGATCCTCTGTTTCACGACTGTGAACCTGAATTACTGCAACGGATCGTGGATCAAGTCGAATTTCATTCTTACGGCAACTACGACTCTCACAAGCCATTTAAGGAATTAATAAAAGACGGCGATAACAATACTGATGCGGGAGAACCGGTCATCATTCAAGAAGGGGATTACCCGAACGGCATCGTGATGATTCGCAGTGGCCTGGCAAGAATCAGCAAGCGTCATTACAACGGACGACGTACAGTCGGCTATTTGTCACCCGGCCAGATCTTTGGATTAGACGAAATTCAAGCAGAACTTGAGTCTCTCACTCCGGTAGCCAGTCGCACTCGACTCAGTGCCATCGGCCATTTAAATGCAGTACTCGTTCCCACTCCGCTGGTTGAAGAGATTCTCTTAGATAAGGAGTCTCCTCAAAATATTCAATCAAACAAAATCCCTGACACTGTCCGCACGGCAGACAGTCATACGGTCAAATTAAATGATGACATCCTTCTTAGCCAGCTCGTTGATCACCATTACGTACAAGGGACATCCTTGATGGTGATCAATCTTGATCGTTGTACACGCTGTGATGATTGCGTACGAGCGTGTGCCTCAGCACATGACAATAACCCTCGTTTTGTTCGTCATGGCCCCATACTCAATCAATACATGATTCCCAACGCCTGTCTGCACTGTGTTGACCCCATCTGCATGATTGAATGTCCTACCGCTGCGATTCAACGTGATCTCGATCATGGTGATATCGTCATCAATGAGCAAACCTGTATTGGCTGTGCTCAGTGTGCAAGCAACTGTCCTTTTGATGCCATTCGTATGGTTGATATTCGAGATTCAAAAGGCGAGATCATTGTCGATTCCAAGTCTCACGTCCCACTCACACAGGCTACAAAGTGTGATCTTTGTATTGACCAGAAAAGTGGCCCTGCGTGTGAGCGTGCTTGTCCTCATGATGCTCTGTTCCGTGTTGACATGCATGATGCATCCAAAGTGGAGGAGGTCTTTTCGCCATGA
- a CDS encoding CPXCG motif-containing cysteine-rich protein, with product MQEEAAYLCDACGEEIVIPIDMSAGAVQEYVEDCPVCCHPNVVHVEVEPDGAIRVWAEGE from the coding sequence ATGCAGGAAGAAGCAGCTTATCTTTGTGATGCCTGTGGTGAAGAAATCGTCATTCCCATCGATATGTCGGCGGGAGCCGTTCAAGAGTATGTTGAAGATTGTCCGGTCTGCTGCCATCCGAATGTGGTTCACGTCGAAGTCGAGCCAGATGGAGCCATTCGGGTTTGGGCAGAGGGTGAATAA
- a CDS encoding DUF2293 domain-containing protein: protein MSNSIFSPGSTPETVKSADGKEVSPPKGWNLLPPGDAALTRRVKAAGDHWVVQEKKGRKVFSHGVWAPASTINQIREALEAERSTEQYAKRKAASARRREKIQTEYVDDFFRAVCTFLDFHPDYKDLAHQMAHAITQHATPVGSGTVARTKRIPVEQRAEAAVIAWMRHQTTAYDMMTIPRVNGKRREIRRMLAQRSNELLNQYRRGECVSADCPLQQAMAQTLAQEESA, encoded by the coding sequence ATGAGCAACTCTATTTTCTCACCGGGTTCCACACCAGAGACAGTAAAATCTGCTGACGGCAAAGAGGTATCGCCCCCTAAAGGCTGGAATTTACTGCCTCCCGGTGATGCCGCATTGACTCGCCGTGTGAAAGCAGCAGGTGACCACTGGGTCGTTCAGGAGAAGAAGGGCAGAAAAGTCTTCTCTCACGGAGTTTGGGCACCAGCTAGCACTATTAATCAAATTCGCGAAGCATTAGAAGCAGAACGTTCAACAGAACAGTATGCCAAACGTAAAGCCGCAAGCGCCCGCCGACGAGAGAAAATTCAAACGGAATACGTCGATGATTTCTTTCGTGCCGTCTGCACATTTCTTGATTTTCATCCCGATTATAAAGACTTAGCACATCAAATGGCACATGCTATCACCCAACATGCAACGCCCGTCGGAAGTGGTACGGTTGCTCGAACCAAGAGAATCCCGGTTGAGCAGCGAGCTGAAGCAGCCGTCATCGCCTGGATGCGGCACCAGACCACTGCCTACGACATGATGACAATTCCAAGAGTCAATGGGAAACGGCGCGAAATAAGGCGCATGCTGGCGCAACGCTCCAACGAGTTATTGAATCAATATCGTCGAGGTGAATGCGTTTCAGCAGATTGTCCACTTCAACAAGCGATGGCTCAAACATTGGCACAAGAGGAATCGGCATGA
- the gdhA gene encoding NADP-specific glutamate dehydrogenase, with amino-acid sequence MELENCQSVDDFMSGLVKRNPGEPEFHQAVREFAESVVPFVLEHPQYQEAQILERMTEPDRIVIFRVTWEDDQNRIRANRAWRVQFNNSIGPYKGGMRFHTNVTQSVLKFLGFEQTFKNSLTGLPMGGAKGGSNFNPKGKSNNEVMRFCQSLMTELHRHIGEDTDVPAGDIGVGAREISYLFGQYKRLENRFVGTLTGKGLAFGGSLVRTEATGYGCVYFCEDMFNHVGESIRGKTVGISGSGNVAIYAAEKSVELGAKVLTLSDSSGFIHDPDGIDAEKIAFVKDLKEVRRGRINEYAEKFKSASFHEGKRPWSVPVDVAMPCATQNEVSGDEARTLLANGVKAVCEGANMPTELEGVHAFVKAGILYAPAKAANAGGVAVSGLEQSQNALRLSWSREEVDERLKTIMREIHAQCVTYGSKAKSEIVNYVDGANIAGFVKVAEAMLAYGAV; translated from the coding sequence ATGGAATTAGAAAACTGTCAAAGTGTCGATGATTTTATGTCAGGGTTAGTTAAACGAAATCCGGGAGAGCCCGAGTTTCATCAGGCGGTTCGTGAATTTGCAGAAAGTGTTGTCCCCTTTGTACTGGAGCACCCTCAATACCAGGAAGCGCAAATATTGGAGCGAATGACGGAACCAGATCGTATTGTCATTTTTCGAGTCACCTGGGAAGACGATCAAAATCGAATCCGGGCCAACCGAGCGTGGCGTGTGCAATTCAACAATTCGATCGGCCCCTATAAGGGGGGGATGAGATTTCACACAAATGTTACGCAGAGTGTGCTTAAATTTTTGGGCTTTGAACAGACCTTCAAGAACAGTCTCACCGGGTTACCAATGGGCGGTGCCAAGGGAGGCTCGAATTTCAATCCTAAAGGAAAGAGTAACAACGAAGTGATGCGATTCTGTCAATCACTCATGACGGAATTGCATCGGCACATTGGCGAAGACACAGACGTTCCTGCGGGTGATATTGGAGTGGGAGCGCGAGAAATTAGTTACTTGTTTGGTCAGTATAAACGCCTCGAAAATCGATTTGTAGGAACACTTACCGGTAAAGGACTTGCCTTTGGTGGTAGTCTGGTTCGAACGGAAGCGACAGGATATGGTTGTGTCTATTTTTGTGAGGACATGTTTAACCATGTCGGCGAGAGCATTCGTGGAAAGACTGTGGGGATTTCAGGTTCGGGTAATGTCGCGATTTATGCTGCAGAGAAGTCTGTTGAGTTAGGAGCAAAAGTACTCACGCTTTCGGATTCGTCAGGGTTTATTCACGATCCTGATGGAATTGATGCGGAAAAGATCGCCTTCGTTAAAGATCTTAAAGAAGTTCGACGGGGGCGAATAAATGAATATGCAGAGAAATTCAAGTCGGCCAGTTTTCACGAAGGAAAACGTCCATGGAGTGTACCCGTTGATGTGGCGATGCCTTGTGCCACGCAGAATGAAGTGAGTGGTGATGAAGCACGCACTCTCCTTGCCAATGGTGTCAAGGCTGTTTGTGAAGGGGCGAACATGCCAACCGAGTTAGAGGGGGTTCATGCGTTTGTGAAAGCGGGAATCCTTTATGCTCCAGCTAAAGCTGCGAATGCGGGAGGGGTCGCCGTATCAGGATTAGAACAAAGTCAGAATGCCTTGAGACTTTCTTGGAGTCGTGAAGAAGTTGATGAACGCCTCAAGACAATTATGCGTGAAATTCATGCACAGTGTGTCACATATGGCAGCAAAGCGAAGTCAGAGATCGTCAACTATGTAGATGGTGCAAACATTGCCGGGTTTGTCAAAGTGGCAGAAGCCATGCTCGCTTACGGTGCCGTATAA
- a CDS encoding TVP38/TMEM64 family protein → MTQEPEQQASSGIAKKLVVLLVVAGLIVIAYTQFGSALTLESLAQQESQLISFQKENPVLVYGVAFLIYVLVTGLSLPGAAVLTLVFGWYFGLLRGFLLVSFASTAGATLAFLLSRFLFRNAIQKRFGERLASFNQALEKEGPFFLFTLRLIPAVPFFVINAVMGLTPIRTITFWWVSQLGMLAGTFVYVYAGSSVPNLQTLAEKGINAVFTPSQLTQIIVAFVLLGIFPLIVRFTMKFLNRSKVQPETENGAVT, encoded by the coding sequence ATGACACAGGAACCAGAGCAACAGGCTTCATCAGGAATCGCAAAGAAACTGGTTGTCTTGCTAGTTGTCGCAGGTCTGATCGTCATCGCCTACACACAATTCGGCAGTGCGCTCACCCTGGAAAGCCTGGCACAGCAGGAATCTCAGCTGATAAGTTTCCAAAAAGAAAACCCCGTTCTGGTCTATGGTGTCGCCTTCTTGATCTATGTTTTGGTGACGGGGCTTTCCTTGCCAGGTGCGGCTGTTTTGACACTTGTGTTTGGCTGGTATTTTGGCCTGTTGCGAGGTTTTCTATTAGTCAGTTTCGCATCCACAGCCGGGGCAACGCTGGCCTTTTTATTAAGTCGGTTCCTGTTTCGCAATGCCATCCAGAAACGATTTGGTGAGCGGCTTGCCAGCTTCAATCAGGCCCTCGAAAAAGAAGGACCTTTTTTTCTCTTCACATTACGACTGATACCCGCAGTTCCTTTTTTTGTGATCAATGCCGTCATGGGTTTGACTCCCATCCGCACCATTACGTTCTGGTGGGTCAGTCAACTGGGCATGTTGGCGGGAACCTTCGTGTATGTGTATGCCGGCTCCAGCGTTCCCAATTTACAAACTCTCGCTGAAAAAGGGATCAACGCCGTCTTTACCCCAAGTCAACTTACCCAAATCATAGTGGCCTTTGTGCTGCTCGGCATTTTTCCTCTCATCGTCAGATTCACTATGAAATTTCTCAATCGATCAAAGGTGCAACCTGAAACTGAAAATGGTGCTGTAACATAA